A genome region from Arachis duranensis cultivar V14167 chromosome 8, aradu.V14167.gnm2.J7QH, whole genome shotgun sequence includes the following:
- the LOC107461498 gene encoding transcription factor bHLH122, whose amino-acid sequence MESDLQAPSSNGLTRYRSAPSSYFTDIIDREFYEHIFNRPSSPETERVFSRFMNSLRDDAAPEDDSLHLDSSSVKEEHDITPSQPLLFQHQQQQQQNNVNSFNYQSTSRPPLPNQNQNLASSGGVEGVYSNNNNNNNRLPQMKNQSNLVRHSSSPAGLFSQIHIENGYVVDMRGMGTLGAVNKSVEEVKFSSSRTRRLKNPQNYSSSASGRMSSIAEIGNRDSREDNPDAEAFGETHGEDFITEFAPWDDSVAVNDIVAGLKRFRDDDVKPFSSGLNAAETQNESRGQQAAPLAHQMSLPNTSAEMAAIEKFLQFSDSVPCKIRAKRGCATHPRSIAERVRRTKISERMRKLQDLVPNMDKQTNTADMLDLAVDYIKDLQKQVETLSDCQAKCTCSSKPQQ is encoded by the exons atgGAGTCAGATCTTCAGGCACCGAGTTCGAACGGGTTGACACGGTACCGATCGGCACCGAGTTCATACTTCACGGACATAATTGACCGCGAATTCTACGAGCACATTTTCAACCGTCCGTCAAGTCCAGAAACAGAGCGAGTCTTCTCCAGGTTCATGAACAGTCTCCGTGACGATGCTGCACCTGAAGACGATTCACTCCATCTCGATTCTTCTTCTGTCAAAGAAGAACACGATATCACTCCCTCGCaacctcttctttttcaacaccagcagcagcagcagcagaacAACGTCAATAGCTTCAACTATCAAAGCACGTCGAGACCGCCGTTGCcgaatcagaatcagaatcttGCTTCCTCCGGTGGTGTAGAAGGAGTgtattctaataataataataacaataatcgGTTGCCGCAGATGAAGAATCAATCTAATCTTGTTAGGCACAGTAGCTCACCTGCTGGACTATTTTCCCAAATTCACATTGAAAATG GGTATGTTGTTGATATGCGAGGGATGGGAACTTTAGGAGCAGTAAATAAGAGTGTGGAAGAAGTGAAGTTCTCTTCTTCAAGGACAAGGAGGTTGAAGAATCCACAGAACTACTCCTCCTCCGCCTCCGGGAGAATGTCTTCAATAGCTGAGATTGGCAACAGGGATAGCAGAGAAGACAATCCAGATGCTGAAGCTTTTGGAGAAACCCACGGCGAGGATTTCATCACGGAGTTCGCGCCCTGGGATGATTCCGTCGCCGTGAATGACATTGTTGCTGGTCTAAAAAGATTCAGAGATGATGATGTGAAGCCATTTTCTTCTGGTTTGAATGCAGCTGAGACTCAG AACGAAAGTAGAGGACAGCAAGCTGCTCCTTTGGCTCATCAAATGAGTTTGCCAAATACTTCAGCTGAAATGGCAGCCATTGAGAAGTTCTTGCAATTTTCAGATTCTGTTCCGTGCAAAATTCGTGCCAAGAGAGGCTGTGCCACTCACCCAAGAAGCATTGCAGAGAGG GTTAGAAGAACTAAAATAAGTGAGCGTATGAGGAAACTACAAGATCTGGTGCCTAACATGGACAAG CAAACAAACACAGCAGACATGTTGGATTTGGCTGTCGATTACATCAAAGACCTTCAAAAGCAAGTTGAG ACGCTTTCAGACTGTCAAGCTAAGTGTACGTGTTCTTCCAAGCCACAGCAATAA